The following proteins are encoded in a genomic region of Rubrobacter xylanophilus DSM 9941:
- a CDS encoding xanthine dehydrogenase family protein molybdopterin-binding subunit — MTGNCTSCRPERWVGQSVPRVEDARHLTGRGMFVDDIERPWILYAAFVRSPFSAAHIQEVSVEEALKVPGVETVITAADLDGFPGIKPLLHRPEFVPVEMPLLCGREVRHAGEPVALVLADCPHVAEDGAEAVVVKYERREPVVSLDGALAEGAPRVHEEMKDNVLLDVSDPENPELDKIFEQAPVVVAATFDTGRLSAVPMEGRACLAEWDAREDTLILYTSTQVPFIVRTAVADALKLPQQRVRVIAPDVGGGFGQKCVVSREELLVSIAALRLGRPVKWTEDRQENLTAAFHGHEQQYKASAAFDEKGKLLGLKVDILCDVGAYSCYPFTCGVEPLMAATEMPGVYQLEHYQSRARAVATNKAPMAPYRGVSRPQFTFVMERLMQKAAKRLGLDAVEIRRRNLPSLEDFPYESPTGVVYDPGSYVESLEKCAKVFNFSTWKERQEKARRAGRLIGIGFSCFGERTGYGTRAFALRKMAITPGADNARLRMDPSGNVTLTVGTCGHGQGHQTTLAQIAADELGLPLEKIVVRQGDTEAAPYGWGTFASRSAVVGGGATKRAAALLAERIKEVASYLLEAASRDLEIKEGRVFVVGSPDRYVTVEQVARAVHLEAHLLPEGEAGMLDASAGFDPPGTFSNATHGVVVEVDPETGDVRIERYVVVEDCGIMINPMIVEGQVRGGVAQGIAAALYEQFVYDDEGQPVTSTLMDYLVPTTTEIPPIEILHLETPCEYTETGAKGMGEGGTMGAPAAVASAVADALSHLDIEIDHLPITPDRLRAAIKESRAYGGSAK, encoded by the coding sequence ATGACGGGTAACTGTACATCGTGCAGACCGGAGCGGTGGGTCGGCCAGTCCGTTCCCAGGGTCGAGGACGCTCGCCACCTCACTGGCAGGGGCATGTTCGTGGATGACATCGAACGCCCGTGGATCCTCTACGCTGCTTTCGTCCGATCACCCTTCAGTGCAGCACACATTCAAGAGGTGTCGGTCGAAGAGGCCCTGAAGGTGCCCGGCGTGGAAACGGTGATAACCGCCGCCGATCTCGACGGTTTCCCCGGCATCAAACCCCTACTCCATCGTCCCGAGTTCGTCCCGGTCGAGATGCCATTGCTTTGCGGAAGGGAGGTCCGGCACGCCGGCGAGCCCGTGGCTTTGGTGCTGGCGGATTGCCCACATGTAGCAGAGGATGGGGCCGAAGCCGTTGTGGTCAAGTACGAACGCCGGGAACCTGTGGTCTCGCTAGATGGAGCCCTTGCCGAGGGTGCACCGAGGGTGCACGAAGAAATGAAAGACAACGTGCTTCTCGACGTGAGTGATCCTGAAAACCCGGAGCTTGACAAGATCTTCGAGCAAGCCCCTGTCGTCGTCGCAGCCACGTTCGATACGGGACGGCTCTCGGCGGTTCCCATGGAGGGACGGGCCTGCCTCGCCGAGTGGGACGCGCGGGAAGACACACTGATCCTGTACACCTCCACACAGGTTCCGTTTATAGTGCGTACCGCCGTTGCTGATGCCCTCAAACTCCCGCAGCAACGCGTCCGCGTCATAGCTCCCGACGTAGGCGGGGGCTTCGGGCAGAAGTGCGTCGTCAGCCGCGAAGAGTTGCTGGTGTCCATCGCCGCCCTGCGTCTGGGTCGTCCGGTGAAGTGGACCGAGGACCGGCAAGAGAACCTCACGGCGGCGTTCCACGGGCACGAGCAGCAGTACAAAGCGTCCGCCGCCTTCGACGAGAAGGGAAAGCTGCTGGGTCTGAAAGTGGATATCCTGTGCGACGTGGGGGCTTACTCGTGCTATCCCTTCACCTGCGGGGTAGAGCCGCTCATGGCGGCGACGGAGATGCCTGGTGTCTATCAGTTGGAACACTACCAATCTCGGGCACGCGCGGTAGCGACAAACAAAGCCCCGATGGCTCCGTACCGGGGTGTGTCGCGTCCTCAGTTCACCTTCGTCATGGAACGTCTGATGCAGAAGGCGGCCAAACGCCTGGGGCTGGACGCTGTCGAGATCCGGAGACGCAACCTTCCTTCCTTAGAGGACTTTCCCTATGAGAGCCCTACGGGTGTAGTTTACGACCCCGGCAGCTACGTCGAATCCCTCGAGAAGTGCGCCAAGGTGTTCAATTTTAGCACCTGGAAAGAGAGACAGGAAAAAGCAAGACGTGCAGGGCGGCTGATTGGGATCGGCTTCTCCTGTTTTGGAGAGCGGACCGGTTACGGGACGCGCGCGTTCGCGCTCAGGAAGATGGCTATTACCCCGGGCGCAGATAATGCTCGCCTGAGGATGGATCCTTCGGGGAACGTCACCCTCACGGTCGGCACGTGCGGTCACGGACAGGGACATCAGACTACTCTTGCCCAGATCGCCGCCGACGAGCTCGGCTTACCCCTTGAGAAGATAGTGGTGCGCCAAGGAGACACTGAAGCTGCGCCCTACGGCTGGGGGACCTTCGCCAGCCGCTCGGCGGTCGTCGGAGGTGGAGCTACGAAGAGGGCTGCCGCACTCCTTGCAGAGCGGATCAAGGAGGTCGCGAGCTACCTACTCGAGGCTGCCAGCAGGGATCTCGAGATCAAGGAGGGCAGGGTTTTCGTGGTTGGATCGCCTGACCGCTACGTCACGGTGGAGCAGGTGGCACGCGCGGTCCACCTTGAAGCCCACCTGCTGCCCGAGGGAGAGGCGGGAATGCTGGACGCCAGCGCCGGTTTCGACCCTCCTGGCACGTTCTCGAACGCTACCCACGGCGTCGTGGTCGAGGTGGACCCGGAAACCGGCGACGTTCGAATCGAACGCTACGTAGTGGTGGAGGACTGCGGGATCATGATCAACCCTATGATAGTCGAGGGCCAGGTGCGGGGAGGCGTGGCCCAGGGGATCGCTGCAGCTCTCTATGAACAGTTTGTCTACGACGATGAAGGGCAGCCCGTGACCTCCACACTGATGGACTATCTCGTCCCGACCACGACGGAGATACCACCAATCGAGATCCTTCACCTGGAGACGCCCTGCGAATACACAGAGACGGGAGCCAAAGGTATGGGAGAGGGCGGAACCATGGGAGCGCCCGCCGCCGTAGCCAGCGCGGTGGCCGACGCCCTGTCACACCTCGATATCGAGATCGACCACCTCCCCATCACGCCAGACCGTCTGCGTGCTGCCATCAAGGAGTCGAGAGCCTATGGAGGGAGCGCTAAATGA
- a CDS encoding enoyl-CoA hydratase/isomerase family protein: MSERDELLTDRPAEGVLRLRLNRPDRLNAINAPLVGALISALDNVEARSVVLDSSSSQAFCSGVDLDIEDVERAKVSDLLYELYEKIVKLPVPVVAAINGHVVGAGVQLVVAADLRVAGPETKMRVAGPGHGLAVAGWGLPSLIGRGRALDLCLTMRAVGAEEALGIGLVDRIEREPSSAALDLALAFAQLDQEAVSRVKSLVTGSSGLLRALREERDGNRRAWSGSVAQLISRRGEETR; the protein is encoded by the coding sequence ATGAGTGAGAGGGACGAGCTATTGACGGACCGTCCGGCTGAGGGTGTCCTGCGCCTTCGTCTGAATCGACCCGACCGGCTGAACGCCATCAACGCGCCTTTAGTGGGCGCCCTGATCTCGGCGCTTGATAATGTAGAAGCGCGCTCAGTTGTCCTTGATTCCTCAAGTTCGCAAGCGTTTTGCTCCGGCGTGGACCTCGATATAGAGGATGTGGAGCGAGCAAAGGTCAGCGATCTGCTCTACGAACTCTACGAGAAAATAGTGAAGCTTCCTGTCCCGGTAGTTGCGGCGATCAACGGACACGTCGTCGGCGCGGGGGTGCAACTTGTCGTCGCAGCAGACTTACGGGTCGCAGGGCCGGAGACGAAGATGCGCGTTGCTGGACCAGGACACGGCCTCGCAGTAGCGGGGTGGGGACTGCCTTCTCTCATAGGGAGAGGACGCGCGCTGGACCTCTGCCTTACGATGCGCGCCGTCGGCGCGGAAGAAGCTCTCGGCATAGGGCTGGTGGATCGTATCGAACGGGAACCGAGCAGCGCGGCACTCGACCTTGCCCTCGCGTTCGCGCAACTGGATCAGGAAGCAGTCAGCCGGGTCAAGTCTTTGGTGACCGGATCCTCCGGGCTCCTCAGAGCATTGCGAGAGGAGAGAGACGGAAACCGCCGGGCGTGGTCAGGATCCGTTGCTCAACTGATCTCCCGCCGCGGGGAGGAGACGAGATGA
- a CDS encoding (2Fe-2S)-binding protein: protein MKDMHPVEITVNGRVHEIEVESRRTLADVLRHDLGYTGTHLGCEHGICGACTVLLDGLPVRSCLLFGVQANGCEVETVEGLESDGHLNPLQEAFSANHALQCGFCTPGFLMLATAFLRENPNPTEEEIREVMSSNLCRCTGYQGIIDAVRAAAGKGEKPKAVVEKTVATEASEDKRVEGVSPLRDAGGHGQ, encoded by the coding sequence ATGAAGGATATGCACCCCGTGGAGATCACCGTCAACGGCCGCGTCCACGAGATCGAGGTCGAGTCCCGACGGACGCTGGCCGACGTTCTGCGCCACGATTTAGGCTACACGGGTACTCACCTCGGATGCGAGCACGGTATCTGTGGCGCCTGCACCGTTCTGCTCGACGGTCTACCGGTCAGATCGTGCCTCCTCTTCGGCGTTCAGGCCAACGGATGCGAAGTCGAGACCGTCGAGGGGCTCGAGTCGGACGGGCACCTCAATCCCTTGCAGGAGGCATTTTCTGCCAATCACGCACTGCAATGCGGCTTCTGTACTCCTGGTTTCCTCATGCTCGCGACCGCGTTTTTGCGGGAGAATCCCAACCCTACGGAGGAAGAGATACGAGAGGTCATGTCCTCCAACCTGTGCCGGTGCACGGGCTACCAGGGCATCATAGACGCGGTGCGGGCGGCGGCGGGCAAAGGTGAGAAGCCGAAGGCGGTCGTCGAGAAAACGGTCGCTACGGAAGCCTCCGAAGATAAGAGAGTCGAGGGAGTATCCCCGCTCCGAGACGCAGGAGGCCACGGTCAATGA
- a CDS encoding cyclase family protein produces the protein MGKRLLDLTMPFSEKTIPVPGHPCPRLEPLTTLERDGVRNTTMTFSIHTGTHIDAPSHFIKDGATIDEVPIERFRRPGVRLDLRELAEPGAPISLEHLEKAGFDPSEVEGAILMLATGWSDQAWESEKLYGANPYLARDAASALAEASPSALGLDFAVDDTKPWPNHTILLGADVLLIENLMRLPDLPRDGFEVTAFPLRLVGENGGPTRVVAELGR, from the coding sequence ATGGGCAAGAGACTCCTCGACCTTACGATGCCGTTTTCGGAAAAGACTATTCCGGTCCCGGGTCATCCGTGTCCGCGACTGGAGCCGCTCACGACGCTGGAGCGGGACGGCGTACGGAACACAACGATGACTTTCAGCATTCACACAGGAACGCACATAGACGCGCCGTCTCACTTTATCAAGGACGGGGCCACCATAGACGAGGTTCCTATCGAGAGGTTCCGCCGTCCTGGAGTGCGCCTGGATCTCAGGGAACTGGCAGAGCCTGGGGCGCCTATCAGCCTGGAGCACTTGGAGAAGGCAGGATTCGATCCCTCGGAAGTGGAGGGTGCGATCCTTATGCTGGCAACTGGGTGGTCCGATCAGGCATGGGAGAGCGAAAAGCTCTACGGGGCGAACCCTTATCTGGCCCGGGATGCCGCGTCTGCGTTGGCAGAGGCGTCGCCGTCCGCACTTGGGTTAGACTTTGCCGTAGACGACACCAAACCGTGGCCCAACCACACGATCTTGCTAGGCGCGGACGTACTCCTGATCGAGAACCTCATGCGCCTGCCGGATCTCCCAAGAGACGGGTTCGAGGTGACGGCCTTCCCCTTGAGGCTCGTCGGGGAGAACGGAGGACCGACACGTGTCGTCGCGGAGTTGGGACGGTGA
- a CDS encoding xanthine dehydrogenase family protein molybdopterin-binding subunit — protein sequence MSVIGQRIGRLEDRRLLRGLGHFVDDVDRAGQLWMRVLRAPLAHARILSIKAEKALALPGVEMVLTGDDLAWVKPIPVRTRTEHPLDDFLQPVLARERVRYVGEPVAVVLADDAYLAEDAAELVEVEYEELPVVLDAREAIRSDAPQLRDEVGNEAATLSMGYGDIEEAFRNASRVIEAEFKIGRHSGVPLETRGLVAEYDRGSDHLTIWGSTKVPHFNRRVLAQLLDMPLSRISIKKTDAGGGFGVRGEFYPEDFLVPYLARKTGRPVKWIEDRAEHLIATNHSREQRHRLQAAFDNENRLLALRDEVWHDNGAYVRTHGVIVADLTLAMLPGPYRVPAYEGTAHVALTNKTPCGTFRGPGRFESTFAREHLLDVAAAELGVDRLELRRINLLDPSEIPHVRPLSTLSTDVILDAGDYGGLLDKALQHSGFEDWVEEARELRDQGRLVGTGIGYFLEKSGLGPYEEATVEVDPTGSVRVLTGGASLGQGIETVLAQIAADQLSVPPEEIEVIHTDTDLLPDGVGSWASRSTVVGGSAVMLAAKATVEKALRVAAEVLEASTEDLFLESSEVKVAGSPDKALTLGKLAEACDPQRSAAMGEEPGLGARRTFSVEHMTYPYGVHLAQVEVDPETGGVEVRRYFVAYEIGRAINPTLVEGQLIGGAAQGIGGSLFEEFRYDESGQPLASTFIDYLEPTVAEIPQVRTLICEDAPSPGNPLGLKGAGEGGAVGCGAAIAGAVEDALRTPGAITELPITPDRIRGLARRRDRPTRLGAT from the coding sequence ATGAGCGTTATCGGACAGCGTATCGGACGCCTCGAAGACCGGCGTCTGTTGCGTGGCCTCGGCCACTTCGTCGACGACGTCGACCGGGCGGGACAGTTGTGGATGAGGGTGCTCAGGGCTCCGCTCGCTCATGCCCGGATCTTGAGCATCAAGGCGGAGAAGGCGCTCGCGCTCCCTGGGGTCGAGATGGTTCTCACCGGGGACGACCTCGCCTGGGTAAAACCCATTCCTGTCCGCACGCGCACCGAGCACCCACTCGACGACTTCCTGCAGCCTGTACTCGCGCGGGAGAGGGTGCGCTACGTGGGAGAGCCCGTCGCCGTGGTACTGGCGGATGACGCTTACCTCGCCGAGGACGCAGCGGAGTTGGTCGAGGTGGAGTACGAGGAACTACCCGTCGTGCTGGACGCCCGAGAGGCTATTCGATCTGATGCCCCGCAACTCAGGGACGAGGTTGGGAATGAAGCGGCTACGCTATCCATGGGCTACGGAGACATCGAAGAGGCGTTCCGGAACGCCTCGCGGGTCATAGAGGCAGAGTTCAAGATCGGACGTCACTCGGGAGTCCCACTAGAAACCAGGGGACTTGTAGCCGAATACGATCGCGGCAGCGATCACCTCACCATCTGGGGCTCGACCAAGGTGCCGCATTTCAACCGGCGAGTGCTCGCGCAGCTTCTGGACATGCCCCTCAGCAGGATAAGCATAAAAAAGACTGACGCAGGGGGCGGCTTCGGTGTCAGAGGTGAGTTCTACCCAGAGGACTTTCTCGTTCCCTATCTCGCTCGCAAGACCGGTCGGCCGGTCAAGTGGATCGAGGATCGAGCTGAACATCTCATAGCAACGAACCATTCCAGGGAGCAACGTCACCGTCTCCAAGCTGCTTTCGATAACGAGAATCGGCTGCTGGCCCTGCGTGACGAGGTGTGGCACGACAACGGTGCCTACGTCCGCACCCACGGCGTTATCGTAGCCGACCTGACGCTGGCGATGCTACCAGGGCCCTACAGAGTGCCGGCGTACGAAGGCACGGCGCATGTTGCGCTGACGAACAAGACCCCGTGCGGCACCTTCCGCGGGCCGGGCCGCTTCGAGTCGACGTTTGCCCGTGAGCACTTGCTCGATGTGGCCGCCGCAGAGCTTGGCGTCGACCGGCTGGAGTTGCGGAGAATCAACCTCCTCGACCCTTCAGAGATACCGCACGTCAGACCGTTGTCGACACTCAGCACCGATGTGATCCTCGATGCCGGGGATTACGGGGGCCTGTTGGACAAGGCACTGCAACACTCCGGCTTCGAGGATTGGGTGGAAGAGGCGCGGGAGTTGCGCGATCAGGGGCGCCTAGTCGGGACCGGCATTGGCTACTTCCTGGAGAAGAGCGGTCTGGGCCCCTACGAGGAGGCCACCGTCGAGGTCGATCCCACCGGCTCCGTCCGGGTGCTCACCGGCGGCGCGTCGCTTGGACAGGGCATCGAGACGGTCCTAGCTCAGATCGCCGCAGACCAGCTGAGTGTTCCTCCGGAGGAGATCGAGGTTATCCACACCGACACCGACTTGCTCCCCGACGGGGTCGGCTCGTGGGCGAGCCGATCCACCGTAGTGGGAGGCAGCGCAGTGATGCTGGCGGCGAAGGCAACGGTGGAGAAGGCGTTGAGGGTCGCGGCCGAGGTGCTAGAAGCCTCGACCGAAGATCTGTTTCTGGAGTCATCAGAGGTGAAGGTAGCGGGTTCACCCGACAAGGCCTTAACCCTAGGAAAGTTGGCGGAGGCATGTGATCCCCAACGCAGCGCTGCCATGGGAGAGGAACCAGGACTCGGCGCTCGCCGCACCTTTTCGGTGGAACACATGACCTACCCATACGGAGTGCATCTGGCGCAGGTGGAGGTAGATCCAGAAACCGGAGGGGTAGAGGTCAGGCGTTACTTTGTCGCCTACGAGATCGGCCGCGCTATTAATCCCACGCTCGTCGAGGGGCAGCTAATAGGGGGAGCGGCGCAGGGTATCGGAGGGTCACTGTTCGAAGAGTTCCGCTACGACGAGTCGGGACAGCCTCTCGCCTCGACCTTTATCGACTACTTGGAGCCGACGGTCGCTGAGATTCCCCAAGTGAGGACCCTCATCTGCGAAGACGCGCCATCGCCCGGCAACCCCCTAGGGCTCAAGGGAGCCGGCGAGGGAGGGGCCGTAGGATGCGGAGCGGCCATAGCCGGTGCTGTCGAAGACGCGCTGAGGACGCCGGGGGCGATCACAGAGTTGCCCATAACCCCCGATAGGATACGCGGCCTCGCGCGCCGCAGAGACAGGCCGACCCGCCTCGGGGCTACGTAA
- the mce gene encoding methylmalonyl-CoA epimerase yields MNIRRVNHLGIVVHDLDKAMRSFTDNLGLELDHIERYGDELDIAFLPCGETLVELIKPLTDRGFNAHYLRQQGPGIQHVAFEVDDLEAALEELAARGVEPMGDAPMPGAGGTRIAFLDPKAFGGILVELCEQIS; encoded by the coding sequence GTGAATATCCGTCGCGTCAATCACCTGGGTATCGTCGTTCACGACCTCGATAAGGCGATGCGGAGTTTTACCGATAATCTCGGCCTGGAACTCGACCACATCGAGCGGTATGGGGATGAACTGGACATCGCGTTCCTGCCGTGTGGCGAGACGCTGGTCGAGCTGATCAAACCCCTCACGGACCGGGGCTTCAACGCCCACTACCTGCGCCAGCAGGGGCCGGGGATTCAGCACGTTGCCTTCGAGGTTGACGACCTGGAAGCAGCATTGGAGGAGTTGGCAGCGCGCGGCGTGGAGCCGATGGGCGATGCTCCGATGCCCGGAGCAGGCGGCACGCGCATAGCGTTCCTAGATCCGAAGGCTTTCGGTGGGATACTGGTAGAACTCTGCGAGCAGATATCTTGA
- a CDS encoding FAD binding domain-containing protein: protein MKPTAFEFRRASTVEEAVEQLVELGDDAKLLAGGQSLIAMMNFRLVRPSALVDINGISDLQYLEPDGEGLKIGALTPHRWVELMEDPDILEGFSVLKRAARWVGHYPIRTRGTFGGSIAHADPSAEWCMLALLLDAEIVAVGPAGERVIPASDFFHGFFMTDLQPDEMLLEVRFPRPTAHAALQEFSRRAGDFAIVAAAVALDIRDGACDSARVVLGGVADVPLRIEQAEKVLEGADVEPEVFREAGREAAKAIDPPSDVHGSAEYRRDLAAVLVERALREAAGNDG, encoded by the coding sequence GTGAAACCAACCGCTTTCGAGTTTCGGAGGGCGAGCACAGTAGAAGAAGCCGTTGAGCAACTCGTCGAGCTAGGAGATGACGCGAAACTGCTGGCCGGCGGCCAGAGCCTGATCGCTATGATGAACTTCAGACTAGTACGCCCTTCCGCACTCGTAGACATAAATGGGATCTCTGATCTCCAATACTTAGAGCCCGATGGCGAAGGGCTCAAGATTGGGGCGCTCACGCCGCACCGTTGGGTCGAGCTAATGGAGGATCCCGATATCCTTGAGGGCTTTTCGGTACTCAAGAGAGCGGCTCGTTGGGTCGGCCACTACCCCATTCGTACCCGCGGAACCTTCGGCGGTAGCATCGCCCATGCAGACCCTTCTGCGGAATGGTGCATGCTGGCGCTCTTGCTGGATGCCGAAATCGTAGCCGTTGGGCCGGCGGGGGAGCGCGTGATCCCGGCATCCGACTTCTTCCATGGCTTCTTCATGACCGATTTGCAACCAGACGAGATGCTGCTGGAAGTGCGTTTTCCAAGGCCTACCGCCCACGCCGCGCTGCAGGAGTTCTCCCGGCGCGCCGGGGACTTCGCCATCGTGGCCGCTGCCGTCGCTCTGGATATCCGCGACGGTGCGTGCGACTCAGCGCGAGTCGTGCTCGGAGGCGTGGCGGACGTTCCCCTGCGCATTGAGCAGGCAGAGAAGGTCCTGGAGGGGGCGGACGTAGAACCGGAAGTATTCCGGGAGGCCGGACGGGAAGCAGCGAAGGCCATAGACCCACCCTCGGATGTCCACGGGAGCGCGGAGTACCGGAGGGATCTCGCCGCTGTGCTGGTCGAGAGAGCCCTGAGAGAGGCAGCGGGCAATGACGGGTAA
- a CDS encoding class I adenylate-forming enzyme family protein, with the protein MPPAFHDTATRVPGHTALTIDNEMISHGDLDRSAARIGGWLRSRGIGQGERVVLCGGNSLNFVMAYLGILRAGAVVVPAGATLTERELRHLVEDSGATCALGYGDALKKLVAISRGDYELRLVVALEERTTSAVPCLQQVISEGEPLEPENAGGDETALLAYTSGTTGRPKGVPLSHANLLSSIRAVMRAWRWCENDVLVHALPLSHQHGLGGVHASLLAGARAVVHSKFDPGRLCAAIESESATVLFAVPAIYERLVEWEGIRDVNFSSLRLAVSGSAALSPELAHRVSAVLGRDVLERYGSTESGLSVSNPYDGPRKFGSVGLPLPGTELAIVDDHGCCMPPGNAGEIVLRGPQVFSGYWNLPDATRDSFYPGGWFRTGDIGRVDPGDGYLTITGRSKELIISGGLNVYPREVELVLESHPAVDRAAVVGVPSERWGEEVVAFVVPAQGNMVDSSKLASHVREHLSGYKCPKRFLKIDELPRNEVGKVLRNELVRIAGEEARAGP; encoded by the coding sequence TTGCCACCGGCGTTCCATGATACCGCGACGCGCGTTCCGGGGCATACGGCCTTGACCATCGACAACGAGATGATCTCTCACGGAGATCTTGACCGCTCCGCTGCTAGGATAGGAGGCTGGCTCAGGTCTCGGGGCATTGGTCAGGGCGAACGAGTGGTTCTATGCGGGGGTAACTCGCTTAATTTCGTGATGGCCTACCTGGGCATCCTCAGAGCCGGGGCCGTCGTGGTGCCGGCAGGTGCCACCCTCACCGAGCGCGAGTTGCGCCATCTGGTCGAAGACAGCGGTGCTACGTGCGCGCTGGGATATGGCGACGCGCTCAAGAAGCTGGTAGCGATCTCTCGCGGCGATTATGAGCTTCGGTTGGTCGTCGCGTTGGAAGAGCGGACGACTTCGGCTGTTCCCTGTTTGCAGCAGGTAATCTCCGAAGGCGAGCCTCTGGAACCGGAGAATGCTGGCGGCGATGAGACTGCGTTGCTCGCCTACACGTCTGGCACTACGGGGCGTCCCAAGGGAGTCCCCCTCTCTCACGCTAACCTGCTCTCCTCGATCCGTGCCGTAATGCGGGCGTGGCGATGGTGCGAGAACGATGTTCTCGTGCACGCGTTGCCGCTCTCTCACCAGCATGGGCTCGGCGGCGTCCACGCGTCGCTGCTTGCGGGTGCTCGCGCTGTGGTGCACAGCAAATTCGACCCGGGCAGGCTTTGCGCGGCCATAGAGTCCGAGAGCGCCACGGTTCTATTCGCAGTACCGGCTATCTACGAGCGTCTTGTCGAGTGGGAAGGTATTAGAGATGTGAATTTTTCGTCGCTCCGGCTCGCCGTATCCGGATCTGCGGCTCTGTCTCCTGAGTTGGCCCATAGGGTGTCGGCGGTGCTGGGGAGGGACGTACTGGAACGTTACGGGAGCACCGAGAGTGGGTTGAGCGTCTCCAACCCGTACGATGGTCCTCGGAAGTTCGGTTCCGTGGGGTTGCCTCTTCCGGGTACCGAGTTAGCCATAGTCGATGACCATGGCTGCTGCATGCCGCCTGGAAACGCCGGTGAGATAGTGCTACGTGGTCCACAGGTCTTCTCGGGCTACTGGAACCTTCCGGATGCCACCAGGGATAGTTTCTATCCGGGAGGATGGTTCCGGACCGGCGATATAGGACGCGTCGATCCCGGCGACGGATACCTGACCATCACAGGTCGCTCAAAGGAGTTGATTATCTCCGGCGGCCTGAACGTGTATCCTCGCGAGGTTGAACTGGTTCTGGAGAGTCACCCCGCTGTTGACAGGGCAGCAGTTGTGGGGGTTCCGTCGGAGCGGTGGGGTGAGGAGGTAGTAGCCTTTGTCGTTCCCGCTCAAGGTAATATGGTAGATAGCAGTAAACTTGCGAGCCACGTCCGCGAACATCTTAGCGGCTATAAGTGCCCAAAGAGGTTCTTGAAGATTGACGAGCTCCCGCGCAACGAGGTGGGAAAAGTGCTGCGGAACGAGTTGGTCCGCATAGCTGGCGAGGAGGCTCGCGCCGGACCATAG